Sequence from the Lepisosteus oculatus isolate fLepOcu1 chromosome 13, fLepOcu1.hap2, whole genome shotgun sequence genome:
TAGCCCAGTTGAAGGCTGGTAACCGCACATTTCCAATGAATTGCTCAACAGATTAGGATCGGGAGACGAATCTTGCCAGTGCATGAGCACCACCTGTTCCCTGCCCAAGTACCCACTACCCAGCGTCCGCTGGTCTTTCACTATAACGAACACTCCTGGTTCTGTGGTGGTGTTGTGGggaatgacaggctggagaCAACTTTGTCAGAGAGCCTGGAATTTTATTGCCCGTTTCATTACAGCGGGGTGTGCTAATGacggaggcagagagagaaagaggaattCATGTAATTTATTTCAGTTACTATATGTTTGTTATtactattgtgttttttttgttgatcAGCGTTATTTAAATTACCTTAAAACCAATGTATTAGTATTTTAACTTTCATGTAAAGGACATAAGGGTTACTTATGTATTTTAACCATACATAGTATACATATTTGCATGTATACATATATGTATTTTCTGCCAAATCCTCATGAATGTCAAGACCCTACTGTATTTTGAAACAGCATTTGTCTAAAATTCAGTGTTTATGAATTTAAAATCGAATAGCAGCAAGCCTAAGTATATTATTAAATGATACACCCCTCAGTCCTGCTCCTCCATCCAAGTGTTACTCCATGACTGATAACCAAACGTTTTGGGCACCCCTCCTTTAAAAGTGCAACCATAACAGTCTCCATCAGATGGCTCCTTACCATAGTGAGAGTAATCAATGTTCTAAACAGACCTGTATTTTTACAGGCTACTTCGAAAATACATGCAGACGACATAACACCCAGACTCCACCAATTTAGGactttcaaaaatgtttcttaGGAGCTGCAGAGCTCAATACCATGATGTCACTTCTTCTGCATCAGATCCCTGGGTCTAAGGGAGTTTGGGTGCCTGCAGGGTGCTTTTACACAAACATCAACAGCTGCCCTCCCTTGCCTAGGGACACTTGCTTTGTTGAATAACGCACATGCGCCTTGTTGGTTGGTACAAGCCAGAGTTAACGTACCCGTGACTAATAAAATGGatagcaaaacaaaaagttgACTATACCAAGAAATAAAACTGCCCTTTTGACTCTTCTTCAAAGCGTTTAGCGTTTAGATGCGTGTCAGTTGTGGGCGACACCCTGCCACCCTGGGTTTCCTTGATACAATCTATGTCCTGCCTGGAAGGACCGTTGGCCTGTCACACAGGGCCTCCCTTTCAGCAGTCCGCTTTGCCCTTCTCCAGGGAGCTGTGGATTTTGTCCAGAGTCTTTTTGATGCGCAGAGCTGTGAGCCTTGCCGAGGGGTTCTGATACCAGCACTCCTTCATTAGCTTTGCCAGTGCCGACAGGGTCTGGGGGGGGAGGAAAGAGTCGTGCAAGAGGTTTAGCACTACAGAAAGTGACTCGGCCTCCGTTGATTTGTGTTGCAGTATAAAAATCTTAGAAATTAGCCACTTCAAACCTAATCTCTGCACCCCAGCCGTCTAACCCAGGACTAAAACCTGATGAAACAAGTCGAAGCGCTCATACTCACTGGATCAGAGAACCATCTATTAGGAATGAAGGGCCTCTGATGCTCTACACATACAACTTTGCCCATGTCCTCAAAGCTGGGGTCATTTGGCACAAGATCATAAAAGGGTGGCTTGTATTCCTCAACAATACCTGGAACACAAGATTAGACAAATTTAAAACTATTGAACTGATCTAAATATCATCTCAGAGAAACAGACAATTTTCCCATTTTTGTCATGATGTGGAGCTGtaacaaagaaaattatttccACCCCGTTTGAATTTTGAATCATTTtataaatgcataaaaatgCTGCCCAGATCATTagtttcacaactttatttttccctagcaactaaataaataacttCTACAGCAACTTAATCAATGGCAATAACGGAAGAACATTCAAAATTATCCAAAAAGACAAAGGAATACCTAACACTTCCTTTCAACACTGTTCTCTGCAAAGCAGCTCTGTTTAAAACTCGAAACATGATGCATAGTATTTGAGTATCTTACCATTGCTGTAAGTCCTCCGGGCAATCTCCCAAAGTACCAATCCAAAGGCCCAGATGTCAACACGCTTGTACGCATCAAAGCAGTCAGTCTGGATGGACTCATCCAGAACCTCAGGGGCCATGTACCTCTTTGTACCCACTTTTGGGTTATTGCCTATGTCCAGCTGATTGTCAGTCTGAGAGTGCGTCACCGCCAGCCCTtttcaaacaggaaaaaaaaagccacaaTCAACTCCCCAGAGAAAAGATCTTCATACTGTAGTGAAGGCTCAAATGAAACTCAAATAGAGAAACTGGACTTTCTGTACAATACTTCCCTGACACTTTTCCACCCCTCTAGTCTATTACAAAAGTCAATagacttataataataataataataataataataattgcttacacttatatagcgcttttctggacactccactcaaagcattaTCTTATCTATTATCTATAGATAATATTATCTATTACTGGTGGCACATTAATAACGTACACACTGCCACacatcattaaaaattaaacacctCAATCGTTGCAGTCCTTTTCAGGCCTTGAATTTGCGGATAATGGTGATGAAGTTCCTGTGCTTCACTATTTTCCAACCAGATTGTTTTTCGGCAGGGAATTGACAAATCACTTTCTCCACAACCAAACACTGCCTCGGCTTAACTGCAAGCatctcattttaaatttaaccaAGCAAATCAAATCAATCAAAGATGGAAAGTGGGCAAGGTGGGGGCACTTGTATTTTGTATATCCTGCTTTGTGACAGGTTAactgataagatcactttataagccctatacaatttcttgcaagaggaatttgtcttttcgcataccccaacttgctctccatgagacacacagacagggagagagaagcctggggtcagaacgcagggtcacccattgtacggcgcccctggagcagttggggttaagagccttgctcaggaggagtaggattcctctgctggctgccagatttgaaccagcaaccttccagccataggcgcagatccttagccacagagccaccactccgccctcCATGATGATGGGGGGCAGAGTGGCGTCAGGTGGCCCGCAGCAGTCCGAGGCAGACTCGGCGTGGCTCACCCAAGTCTGCGATACAGCAGCGCAGGTCCTTCTTCACCAGGATGTTCTTGCTCTTTAGGTCACGGTGAGCAATGGCCGGCTTGCCCTCTGTGCCGAAGATCTCGGTGTGCAGATGCACCAGGCCGCTCACCACGGAGGTGGCCATGAGCAGCCCGTCCACCGTCTCCACAGCAACACGCTGGAGGTAGTCGTACAGCGAGCCGTTCTCGTGGTAGTGCGTGATGAGCCACAGCTGCGTGCTCGAGTTCCTCGACGTCATGTCTGATGCCATGAATCCTGcaggaggaagaagaaaaacagtttCAGATTCTGCACTCTTCATACGCCAATGAAATAATAATGAGCACAGTCTGAGTTCTGCAGTACAGACAGGCATGCACATTCAGTCTGACGCCAAATAATGGAAACTTGATCAAATTTCAGCATCACTACTCATAGTCTCAGAAGTCTTCAGGACGATTAACAGCAGGGTACCTTTAACCCTTTAACCAAGGTCAGAAGCATTAAAATCTATTTGTGAATCCAACCAAAAGCCGATCCTAAAGACTGCTGTGGTGTTTAACTCTCCATTCCCGTAGGACAGGTTAATAAAATCGGGTTAGTCTGGTTCACTTAGTACCAATCAGTTTTGCtcaattcaaaaagaaaaagtgtaGGGCCAGGAAGCAGGGGAATGTCAGGCAAACTACTCAAATAGAAAAGGAATAACCATTCATCATTATtctcttaaaaaagaaatgcagaatGGTAAGAAAAAGAACATATTACATTTTGGTGGCCTTCCCAATACTGGACTcctgttaaaataataattatattattattcacttacaaagtaaaaataaccaataatatgaattaaaacaataacagaTTAAAGCTTTTATCTGAAACACATCAAGTATTTTTTCATAGGATACATCAATTTCTTTCACTATGGTGTGGATTTCCCTTTAATACATCAGTGAAGAAAAAGAAGTGACCAGCTTGAATGCATTCATTTCCCCACTCCCACACAAGCAGCTTTATAAAAAGCCAAAACAATATCCTCACATTTGGGCTCCTGATTAGACATACCTAGTATGTTTTCATGTCTCAAAAGAACTGTGTTGTAGATCTCGGTCTCCCGAAACCAAGATTTCTCATCTCTGGAAGAGAAGATTTTCACTGCCACGTTCTCGCCCTGCCACTGTCCTCGCCAAACCTCTCCATAACGCCCCTTGCCtagaaggaaaaaatattcaagGAGCTGGGCCACcaaaaagcaaaggagagaAATATGACCAACCAAAGTCAAGCGTTACAAACTTGTCGTCTGATCTCCAGTAATCTGGCTAAACTTCACTTTAGCCTCACTCAGTCTGGCCTTCCCAAATCTCCTCCCTAATTTCTCATTTTTCCTGCTAACTAATCCGTAAAGGGGTTGTGCTCATTCGTTTGCTGCTGCACATCACCCCAGGAAGGTGCAGCACTTAAGCAGTGGATAAATTGTGTCCCAGTTGGGATAGTGTAAACTGAGTGAAAGGGGCTTTCAGCTCAAAACATTCTAGAGCTACATTAACGCAGGATATCATCAAAAAGTCTATATTTGTAATGGTTGCACAACAGAAATGCTATATATCCCCACACTGTAATTTCAATTTTCAAGTTAAAAAGTAGTTCACAACTTTTCCTGCTTGattactttttcttttgtattttattgtttctacagtttatttataaaaaacagcaaGACCAAAGTTGCTACTGAAAGAACTATTAACAAAATCAGCcgtattactttaaaaatgttagaTTCACTTCATGAGCTTCAGAACTGAACAACAGAGCACCACACAATGGCAATTTGCTATGCGCTGGGAAACTTCTTTGAGAATGGCAAAGTCTCAGTAGAGACATTAAGAAACATGCAGAAAGATAAAAGTGATATAATAAATATCATGGCACATCATAAAACACTGCTTAAAGAACTTATTTCATTAGTGCATACTTATTTCAAACCAAATATGAACTAAATATTGAAATTAAGATTAATGTAATTTCACCCGAAATTCTGAACAAAGAGGTAGATTATGATTTTCACATACATACAGTGTAACCTGGAATTAAGTAACAAAGCTGTTACAATACATGCCCTCATAAGTGAGATTTAAAAGTAGGACGTTCCCTCAATCATTTCTAGCTGATCTTAGGCAATTAGTATTACAGCATATTTTAAATTGAGTTCATCTATAAAAGGCTGAACTCCATTGACATACAAGATTAAACGTTATTAATAAGAGATAATATACAAACTAATTGTGATTATGATTTAACAAGGGAAGGACACAAGCAATTACTAGGAATTTAAGGGTGCCTTTCTCTTGtatgatggggaaaaaaagctttaaatttTATCCAGCTCTTAAGCACAAACTTAGAATTCATGCACGTTTGTGGTGCTGGTCACACAGGCAGAAATGCATTATAGATCGTCAACCCACCGACACATTCCACCAGTGTTATCTGTCGAGCCACTGTTCTCTGTACCAGGAATGGCAAACCAGAACCGCTGCCCGATGTGCATGAGTGATCCAGCAAATCCTGCAGGGGCAGAAAGAAACACGAACACTGCTGAAGAGACTCCTCACTCGGCTCCATCCCTGCCTCAGAAATACACacacagctaaaaaaaaagaaggatcCTTGGTCCTTCTTTCTGTCTTAAGAATGCTGGAGTTAATGCCTTTCTGCAGAAAAGACTACAGGCCTTGCTTGTATATCCACACGTTCCTTCCAGGCACATGGACCCGCCTTGATCTTTTGCACAACCTGAGCAAAACAGCGAAATATTTTGGGCTTCGCTTCAACCGCGTTTGCACCCAAGAAGCAATGCGAAGGACGAAAGCACAGCTTACCGCTAACGTGCTGTCACCCACGTTAGAGGCAATCAGCCCATCAATGGCGCCCTGCTCCGCATCCAGCTCGTGGAGCCTCTGGAGCCGGCTGTGGTGCAGCCGCCGGCACACCAGCACGGCCaacagagagagaaggagcagCACCACGAACGGGCCAACCACAAATATGATCAGCACGTCCACGCCGTACTGGATTGGCTCCCCCTCTGGCACTAAGAGGAACCAGGAAACAATAAGGTTGTTGCACAACCTGAAAGACATTGCCCTGTCCTCACACAGACAGAGCTGCACTTCATCACTTATCCTGCACTAAGAGCAGAGCTGAGAAGCAACTGTGGAATTATTCTGAAAAGCCATTGGTCAAGAGTCCATTAATCAGACTACAACTATCTGCGAGGAAAATTGGTTGTATGGTATTTATTGACTCTTCTGCTGTCTTCAGGGCTAGAATcagttcaattatttttttaaatcactttccGTTCCAACTGCCCCTTCCTTTAACCGATTCCAATTTGTTTCGGGCATGCTTTAGTGAAGCAAAGCACAGAACTTTCGAAAACATATGTGGCTTGTCACAAAAAGAGCACGGTTATTGGTCGTGGATTTTGATTTGCTACCTCAAAGTTTGATCCTAATGTTGGATCCAAAAGCAGAATATCTAAGATGGGAGATACATCGGTACATACCTGTGCGCAACAAAGGCAGCAACATTTCAGCGCTGACATTCAAGTTGCACAGGTTCGACGAGCAGCACTCAACCACCTGACTGGCAGAGTGTGGAGTCTGACACGTCATGCGGCCTTTCTCATGTCCTTCCAGACAGCCCCTCTGGAACACAGGGGTGTCCCCGCTCACAGCCACCGAGGAGAAGCAGCGCTGGCCCATGCACCGTTCCTGCAGCCCACAGGAGCTGCAGACACATTTTAGAGGGGAATGTAACCCTCTAAGCACTTCCTTATCTGCAAGAAAACACAGGCAGATCAACACACGATCAACATTGGAACACTGAACAAAAAACAGAGCTGGACAGCAGGGGTGTGGGAGGAACATGCTGCGGTCAAGCAATTAAAACTGACAGGCTGAgtaaaaagctgctttaatcAAGTGGTTAAGAAATCGATGCAATTAAATAACCATTGCTAAGGGCTTGTGACACAACATGATCTAATAGCTACAAGAGATAAAGCGAAAGTCAGTGCAGTTCAGAGATTAACAATGAGCGACTGGGAG
This genomic interval carries:
- the acvr1l gene encoding activin receptor type-1 isoform X2; its protein translation is MLIGYLGYGSNWQKSKESHSIFYKILQTSAEDKEVLRGLHSPLKCVCSSCGLQERCMGQRCFSSVAVSGDTPVFQRGCLEGHEKGRMTCQTPHSASQVVECCSSNLCNLNVSAEMLLPLLRTVPEGEPIQYGVDVLIIFVVGPFVVLLLLSLLAVLVCRRLHHSRLQRLHELDAEQGAIDGLIASNVGDSTLADLLDHSCTSGSGSGLPFLVQRTVARQITLVECVGKGRYGEVWRGQWQGENVAVKIFSSRDEKSWFRETEIYNTVLLRHENILGFMASDMTSRNSSTQLWLITHYHENGSLYDYLQRVAVETVDGLLMATSVVSGLVHLHTEIFGTEGKPAIAHRDLKSKNILVKKDLRCCIADLGLAVTHSQTDNQLDIGNNPKVGTKRYMAPEVLDESIQTDCFDAYKRVDIWAFGLVLWEIARRTYSNGIVEEYKPPFYDLVPNDPSFEDMGKVVCVEHQRPFIPNRWFSDPTLSALAKLMKECWYQNPSARLTALRIKKTLDKIHSSLEKGKADC
- the acvr1l gene encoding activin receptor type-1 isoform X1, with the protein product MLIGYLGYGSNWQKSKESHSIFYNAVNLMAQCSVHMLLLLLFRILQTSAEDKEVLRGLHSPLKCVCSSCGLQERCMGQRCFSSVAVSGDTPVFQRGCLEGHEKGRMTCQTPHSASQVVECCSSNLCNLNVSAEMLLPLLRTVPEGEPIQYGVDVLIIFVVGPFVVLLLLSLLAVLVCRRLHHSRLQRLHELDAEQGAIDGLIASNVGDSTLADLLDHSCTSGSGSGLPFLVQRTVARQITLVECVGKGRYGEVWRGQWQGENVAVKIFSSRDEKSWFRETEIYNTVLLRHENILGFMASDMTSRNSSTQLWLITHYHENGSLYDYLQRVAVETVDGLLMATSVVSGLVHLHTEIFGTEGKPAIAHRDLKSKNILVKKDLRCCIADLGLAVTHSQTDNQLDIGNNPKVGTKRYMAPEVLDESIQTDCFDAYKRVDIWAFGLVLWEIARRTYSNGIVEEYKPPFYDLVPNDPSFEDMGKVVCVEHQRPFIPNRWFSDPTLSALAKLMKECWYQNPSARLTALRIKKTLDKIHSSLEKGKADC